Part of the Plasmodium vinckei vinckei genome assembly, chromosome: PVVCY_13 genome, attaaattcaaaaattagaaaccaatttaaaaaatatagtgattttaataatagaaaaaaaaggaatgtTTATCCAAAATTAGAAGATATGtataatgatgataaagAGTCAGATGATGAAGATAATAGAGAAACACGTTTTACCGaaataaatggaaaaataattcaagttagtaatttaaatgaagaatataataataatataaaatctGATTATTcctattttaatatttatgaatattcTCCATTATTACTTTCTGAATCGGTTGTTACTGAAGGTACAGGAATAATGATAGCAACTTGTgttagtaaaaataaacaaatgtTTCATAACTCTATTAAAAAGATAGAAGAAAATACAAACcttgaaataataataaatagctattcaaaaaatgttgttatattaatattattttattgctCTTTATgtatactttttatatttatccattttttgataagcttgattgaaaataatatgcaaaCATATCCTTACAACTtattaatgtttttattaaatattattataattgaaattttaaaatatttattattatcaatcGATAATATGCCATTGTTATTACAAAACTGTATAgctataaattataaagaaataatggatgaatgttatataattaaaagtaaaaatatatttgaaaaagttTTACAGACAaattctatttttatagatattaataagtatattaattataaatgtgttttatttttttttaatactgaatattttgtttctttcgatatgaatattatatctTCTCAAATGAAATTTCAAGACAATATCAAATCATATACAGAGTTTGTAGAAAAGGAGGAGGATCAAGGAATATGCTcaagtttatttttttcattattaattcAAACTATTTTAGCTACTAGTAATTTATATAGCTATAACGAAGATTTTATGGAAATTGATTTATCATTACTTGATTGTATAAGCTCATTAagattaaatatttcaaattattttattaaaaaaaataatattcttaCCATTATGTCAAATAAAAACGATTATGTAAtatcttttgttttttcggACCAGtcttatattaataaagaaaacaaTTCGAGAgctaacaaaaaaaataattataaggaaaatgaattaaaaaataaatcaagtGTGTTGAGAGTATTTATAAGAGGGAAGGCACACATGATATTGCCAAAATGCAGTCAGTACCTCGACGGACAGTCTTTTTCAAAGTGCGTAGCGTTTCACCATCCTTTACATGTTTTATTGTGTCTAACATgaatatgtaatatttgGTTTATTCACCAAACTTATCAGCCTGTTcaagtatattattttattttttttttttcagggACATAGACAAGCTTGCAGAAAAGGCTAACCAACTTGAGGAGAGCAAATATGACCTAACAGTTTGCTTTGCATacaaagaaataataataggagaaaaagaaaaagaggaattattttcctatagagaaaataatgaatataattttggaaatatagaaatgaataataataataataatatgagcagtacatatttaaaatatgcagAAATGAATGATTTTACATGTATTtcaatttttgtttttgaaAAAGCTATTAGTAATCGATTTTATGttgattataaaataatggaatcaaataatttacatataaaattatttacaaaatatgatgtcgaaaaaattaaaaagatatttaataattatcctgattttatttcaaaattaaaattttatgacACTGAGTCTATGGCCAAAGTAGACAAATCAAGATTTATGTATGGAGGTGATATAGATAGTAATACGAATATGAGaataggaaaaaataataatgaaaaatataatagtgaaaaatataatagtaatagacattatattaataaaatggaaataactGAACAACGACGTAAAGATATTTATGTAGAAAATCGAACCGAAATAAAAGACAtgaatattacaaaaagtattttaaatgaaaaaaatgaaagtgaaagatataatttaaaatatagttGTAATAGTAGTTTAGTACaaacatttataaataatgagaGTATGAAagaatattcattttttttaaataataatgtattttGCAATTGTTCAAAAAGTAAGTTATtagatttattatatttatcaaaatcATATGGAAGAACAAATTGTGTTGTAACAAACAATAATGATTACCTTGTGAAAGATAAAGAATTATGTAATATAAAAGTTTGTGATATAAGAAGTAATgatattgtaaaaaataaaagtgatattatattattaaatagaAGTTTGtatgattatattaaattaaaatactTTTCAAATTCAATgttaatgaatataaaattatttatagaatataatatatgtttatatgtatgtattgTTATGTTTTCAATTATATCAACTTTTATAAATGGTCTAGAGTTTTTAACTACAGTTcagatattatatatatatataattaaaaatattatatttcattatatttcatGTTATAGAAAAAGTAATTATTGTGTTGGAAAAAGGCGTTGCAAAAATGCTAACTATTCTTATAGTGTATTTagtaaaaaggaaataaataatttaatgtCATCTATAGCTTCAAAGTTAATACttttaatgataatatttttgtttggtcatatttttatacctGAAGTTTCTTGGGATTTTGTAAATCCTGATGTACGagaattttttgaattttcagaattttcattttcaaacAATCAAccaaaaatgttttattacaACACAATTAGATCATGTATACGTTTTAAAAAgaatttagaaaatataaaaattgcaaataatattaatataaaaaatgattatagAACAATAGAAGAATGGGAGCATCATATAAGTCCTAATAGACATGCCAccatcatttttaatgtcttttttcttttttttttcttttcatatatatatatttatattaaaacattCTTAGCTGAGATTGATATGTATTGTGAAcagattaaaaaaaataaaaaagaaaatcataaatatctctctttattaaaaaataaaacattatcaaaggatataaataatttgatcAAAGAATTTAAGTTTGATGAAGACAATGTTAAAACTGCTAATGAAACACAATTATTAAACACTGatgaaaattatcaaaaaatatattgtggTGAT contains:
- a CDS encoding E1-E2 ATPase, putative, with protein sequence MNEEISKRLFPYDSKYFKGIFDRYINDDDDYRKYLKALQSSQNLMEEIVSKGTGLNFYIEDNLNYNFLKECKLPFFKKLLKILQENNNEKESENESENENEKESEKKINEDNASVKFNELDENEIKVKDQENCNLEKINSVPLKSNFNKKTSSNDTASQTIKAQDLFIFNKKINMINNYRIYRYCSNIIQSLPSLTYMSVIKIYFTNYPLKIFLSCIYFYTFVTYICGRNNLIEFLESLLFLVLVTAGCFCLAWAHYIKENRINRITSKLNDFKENYVGRNFLKSRKEKKEPKQFQFENKKTIEIKKYSKYFFLKSFLTRINEELYDYETRKNGNFSYYMKEYYKGDHKIKSLSINKNNDLNMIKENNEATSTNTDSGDIYKNKKKLINGKTDDIETKYYLSMCNDTSSSVCNFELNIGDNVEGEKENELLNYILFENNIYRISRKNLLVGDIIYLSKGSMIPADGILIQCNNMMVDESNIFKYNAKRYVKKMSIDKYIYEMDKLRKTNMDELENDITKLEKDKKLSYFQILNSKIRNQFKKYSDFNNRKKRNVYPKLEDMYNDDKESDDEDNRETRFTEINGKIIQVSNLNEEYNNNIKSDYSYFNIYEYSPLLLSESVVTEGTGIMIATCVSKNKQMFHNSIKKIEENTNLEIIINSYSKNVVILILFYCSLCILFIFIHFLISLIENNMQTYPYNLLMFLLNIIIIEILKYLLLSIDNMPLLLQNCIAINYKEIMDECYIIKSKNIFEKVLQTNSIFIDINKYINYKCVLFFFNTEYFVSFDMNIISSQMKFQDNIKSYTEFVEKEEDQGICSSLFFSLLIQTILATSNLYSYNEDFMEIDLSLLDCISSLRLNISNYFIKKNNILTIMSNKNDYVISFVFSDQSYINKENNSRANKKNNYKENELKNKSSVLRVFIRGKAHMILPKCSQYLDGQSFSKDIDKLAEKANQLEESKYDLTVCFAYKEIIIGEKEKEELFSYRENNEYNFGNIEMNNNNNNMSSTYLKYAEMNDFTCISIFVFEKAISNRFYVDYKIMESNNLHIKLFTKYDVEKIKKIFNNYPDFISKLKFYDTESMAKVDKSRFMYGGDIDSNTNMRIGKNNNEKYNSEKYNSNRHYINKMEITEQRRKDIYVENRTEIKDMNITKSILNEKNESERYNLKYSCNSSLVQTFINNESMKEYSFFLNNNVFCNCSKSKLLDLLYLSKSYGRTNCVVTNNNDYLVKDKELCNIKVCDIRSNDIVKNKSDIILLNRSLYDYIKLKYFSNSMLMNIKLFIEYNICLYVCIVMFSIISTFINGLEFLTTVQILYIYIIKNIIFHYISCYRKSNYCVGKRRCKNANYSYSVFSKKEINNLMSSIASKLILLMIIFLFGHIFIPEVSWDFVNPDVREFFEFSEFSFSNNQPKMFYYNTIRSCIRFKKNLENIKIANNINIKNDYRTIEEWEHHISPNRHATIIFNVFFLFFFFSYIYIYIKTFLAEIDMYCEQIKKNKKENHKYLSLLKNKTLSKDINNLIKEFKFDEDNVKTANETQLLNTDENYQKIYCGDDSCNCYDANNNDKNVSERNITEQHTDYKQNNDTDMERGSLYNFKNFIKEKVSYVDINKRKMLFDCLIVNYKTFLAFIILLLLHIIIIQYGSFVFNFHVKGLTLAQWGICFLFCILDFVLYNIISFISLFSISSNFIKSFQNLHEPQKRTMFDTMNDYKRSSLSQRYKYDRKI